From Alcaligenes faecalis, the proteins below share one genomic window:
- a CDS encoding tryptophan--tRNA ligase, with translation MTTRVLTGVTTTGIPHLGNYAGAIRPAIRASQQADVDAFFFMADYHALIKCDDPERVAISRRAIAATWIACGLDVEKVTFYRQSDIPEIPELSWMLGCVTGKGLMNRAHAYKASVDKNEAAGIDPDDGVTMGLFSYPVLMAADILMFNAHKVPVGRDQVQHLEMARDIAKSFNHLYGRGKELFVLPEVQVEEDLALLPGLDGRKMSKSYDNTIPLFEGGAKALRSAIARIVTDSKGPGEPKNPDDSHLTALYKAFATPEQTQAFRQQLIEGMAWGEAKEALHQVLETMIAPMRDRYESLMARPQEIEELLQVGARKARAYATPFIHELKAAVGLRDPLSTAASKSEAKARKARFVNFRDEDGTFRFRLQDAAGQELFLSRSYADPKQAGVAIKALQTAAFAEVTKQDGQELQIHCAGEEVARVSADLRDALEAALDSMRD, from the coding sequence ATGACGACACGAGTACTGACCGGCGTTACAACGACCGGTATTCCACACTTGGGTAACTATGCCGGGGCGATTCGTCCGGCTATCCGTGCTAGCCAGCAAGCCGATGTCGACGCATTTTTCTTCATGGCGGACTACCACGCCCTGATCAAATGTGACGATCCGGAGCGCGTAGCCATTTCGCGCCGTGCGATTGCCGCCACTTGGATAGCCTGCGGCCTGGATGTGGAAAAAGTAACGTTCTACCGTCAATCCGATATTCCAGAGATCCCGGAACTGTCCTGGATGCTGGGCTGTGTGACCGGCAAGGGTTTGATGAACCGTGCGCACGCCTACAAAGCCTCCGTGGACAAGAACGAAGCTGCCGGCATTGATCCTGATGATGGCGTCACCATGGGCTTGTTCAGCTACCCCGTGCTGATGGCGGCCGACATTCTGATGTTCAATGCGCACAAAGTACCTGTGGGCCGTGATCAGGTACAGCACCTGGAAATGGCACGCGATATCGCCAAGAGCTTCAACCATTTGTATGGTCGTGGCAAAGAGCTGTTTGTGCTGCCTGAAGTGCAGGTAGAAGAGGACCTGGCCTTGCTGCCAGGCCTGGACGGTCGCAAGATGTCCAAGAGCTACGACAACACCATTCCCTTGTTTGAAGGTGGTGCCAAGGCACTGAGGTCTGCCATTGCGCGTATCGTGACGGACTCCAAAGGCCCAGGCGAACCCAAGAACCCGGACGATTCCCACCTGACCGCCTTGTACAAGGCCTTCGCGACGCCAGAGCAGACGCAGGCCTTCCGTCAGCAACTGATCGAAGGAATGGCCTGGGGTGAGGCTAAAGAAGCCTTGCATCAGGTTCTGGAAACCATGATCGCCCCCATGCGCGATCGTTACGAGTCCCTGATGGCTCGTCCTCAGGAAATTGAAGAGTTGCTGCAAGTGGGTGCCCGCAAGGCTCGTGCCTACGCAACGCCTTTCATCCATGAGCTGAAGGCTGCTGTAGGCCTGCGCGATCCTTTGAGTACCGCTGCCAGTAAGTCTGAAGCCAAGGCCCGTAAAGCCCGCTTTGTGAACTTCCGTGATGAAGATGGTACTTTCCGTTTTCGTCTGCAAGATGCCGCCGGACAAGAGCTGTTCCTGTCCCGCTCCTACGCTGACCCTAAACAGGCGGGTGTTGCGATCAAGGCATTGCAGACTGCTGCGTTTGCAGAGGTGACCAAGCAAGACGGCCAGGAACTGCAAATCCATTGCGCCGGTGAGGAAGTCGCGCGCGTATCGGCAGATCTGCGTGACGCACTTGAAGCCGCTTTGGATTCGATGCGCGACTAA
- a CDS encoding CatB-related O-acetyltransferase translates to MVQKHWSQVELLHETVSNPNIHVRGTHSYYSHAWTGSFEESVVRYLYGDEYSRKAWTSQWPVGQLHIGDYVCIGAEAVILMGGNHTHRMDWFSLYPFVDKITDAYVGKGDTHIHDGAWIGMRAMIMPGVVIGEGAVVASGAIVTKSVAPYTIVAGNPAVPVRKRFDDSTIERLLGLKIYEWPEEKFTALRDVICAEDIAALELASKDWDQKSTIQTQT, encoded by the coding sequence ATGGTGCAAAAGCACTGGTCGCAGGTCGAACTCCTGCACGAAACCGTATCCAACCCCAACATCCATGTGCGTGGCACACACAGCTACTACAGCCATGCCTGGACCGGCAGTTTTGAAGAAAGCGTGGTGCGTTACCTGTACGGGGACGAATACAGCCGCAAGGCCTGGACCTCTCAATGGCCGGTAGGCCAATTGCATATTGGTGACTACGTATGTATCGGTGCCGAGGCCGTGATTCTGATGGGCGGCAACCATACCCATCGCATGGACTGGTTCAGCCTGTACCCCTTCGTGGACAAGATTACGGACGCCTATGTGGGCAAAGGCGACACCCACATCCATGACGGTGCCTGGATCGGCATGCGGGCCATGATCATGCCCGGTGTCGTGATTGGTGAAGGCGCTGTGGTGGCCTCGGGGGCGATTGTGACCAAGAGCGTGGCACCGTACACGATTGTGGCCGGAAATCCGGCTGTGCCTGTGCGCAAGCGCTTTGACGATTCGACAATTGAGCGACTGCTAGGTCTGAAGATATATGAATGGCCAGAAGAGAAATTCACAGCTCTGCGTGACGTGATCTGCGCAGAAGATATTGCGGCCTTGGAGCTGGCCAGCAAAGACTGGGACCAGAAGTCCACGATTCAGACACAGACCTGA